The genomic DNA GAGCAGGGGCAGCACCACGATGAAGCCCGCGCCCAGGAAGGCGCCGCGCAGGGTGCCCAGGCCGCCGATGATGACGATGAAGAGGATCTGGAAGGAGCGGTCGAGGTTGAACCCCGCCGGCTCGACGGTGCGCAGATACGCGAAGGCCCACAGCGCCCCGGCGATCCCGATCACGAAGGACGAGACCGCGAAGGCCAGGAGCTTGGTCCGGGCGACCTTCACGCCGACGAGGCGGGCGGCGGTCTCGTTGTCGCGGATCGCCACGAGGTCGCGGCCCGTGGGGGAGGCCGCGAGGCGCCACGCCAGGACGGTCAGCAGCGTGACCACGCTCAGCGAGAACAGGTAGCGCCCGCGCGGATCGTCGAAGGACAGGCCGGCCACCACCAGCCGGGGGGCGGTGATGACGCCGGAGGGGCTGTCGTCGGAGATCCAGCCGATCCGGTTCAGCGCCCAGGCGACGAAGAACTGCGCGGCGAGCGTCGAGACCGCGAGGTAGAAGCCGCGCAGCCGCAGGGCCGGCAGCCCCGCCACCAGCCCGGCGAGCGCCGCCACGAGGCCGGCGAGCAGGAGCGACACCGGCAGAGGCAGGCCGGGCAGGCGCAGCGACAGGTTGAAGGCCGCGTAGGCTCCGACCGCCATGAAGGCGGCCGAGCCCAGGGAGAGCAGCCCGGCATAGCCGGTGAGCAGGTTGAGCCCGAGGCCGGCCAGCGCCAGGGCCAGGAACGGCGTCAGCAGCGCCTCGAACACGTAGCTCGTGCCGGTGAGCGGCACGATCCCGTAGGCCAGGACCAGCAGGGCACCGAGACCGAGGGTGCGGGCGGACAGGCGGGCGCGCGGTGCGGCGAGGGGGAGGGCGTCCATGGTGTCCTCAGACCCGCTCGACGGCGCGCAGGCCGAACAGGCCCGACGGCCGGACCAGCAGGAAGCCCAGGGCCGCCACGTAGGCGATCCAGCCCTCGATCCCGCCGCCGATGACCGGCCCGAGATAGACTTCGGACAGCTTCTCCGCCGCGCCGACGATCAGCCCGGCCACGATCGCCCCGGCGATGGAGTCGAAGCCGCCGAGCACGAGCACCGGCAGGGCCTTCAGCACCACCAGCGACAGGGAGAACTGCACGCCGAGCCGCGCGCCCCAGAGCAGCCCCGCCACCAGGGCGACGATCCCGGCGGCGATCCAGACCGCCGACCAGATCCGGGGCAGGCGCAGGCCGGTGTTGAGGGCGGCGAGCGGATCGTCCGCCACCGCCCGGAAGGCGAGGCCGGTACGGGTGTAGCGGAAGAAGGCGGAGAGGAGCGCCACCATCAGGCCCGCGACCGCGGCGGCGAACAGGTCGAACCGGCTGACCAGCACGCCGCCGAGGTCGATCGGCGTGTCGTCGATGCCGAGGTCCAGCCCGTGGACCTGGGTGCCCCAGGCGAGCTGGGCCGCGCCCTCGATCACGTAGGCGACGCCCAGCGTCGCCATGAACAAGGTGATCGGCGGCTGGTTGACCAGCGGCCGCAGCACCGCCCGCTCCACCGCGAGGCCGACCACCACCATCGCGGCGAGCGTCGCCGCCAGGGCCGCCGGGAAGGGCAGCCCGCGCTCGGTCAGGCTCACGAAGGTGAGGGCGGCGAGCAGCACCATCGCGCCCTGCGCGAAGTTGAGCACGCCCGAGGTCTTGTAGATCAGCACGAAGCCGATCGCCACGAGGGCGTACATGACGCCCGAGAGGAGGCCGCCGACCACGACCTCGATCAGGAAGGCGAGGTCCGGGCTCATGCGGCGGCCGCGTCCGCGTCGATATCCGCGTCCGCATCTCCATCCGCATCCCCGTCCGCGAGCCCCAGATAGGCCGCGATGACAGCCGGGTCCGCCCGAACCTCCGCCGGCGTGCCGGTGGCGATCCGGCGGCCGTGGTCGAGCACGGTCACCCGGTCGGAGAGGCGCATGACGACGCCGATATCGTGCTCGATCAGCACGATCGCGGCCCCGGACCGCTCCCGCGCCGCACGGATGGAGCCGGTCATCTCGGCCTTCTCGGTCGCCGTCATGCCGGCCATCGGCTCGTCGAGGAGCAGGAGTCGCGGCTCGGCCACCAGGGCTCGGCCGAGCTCGACCCGCTTCTGGAGCCCGTAGGGGAGGCTGCCGGCCGGGCGGTCGGCCACTGCCCCGAGGCCCAGGCGCCCGATCACCGCCTCGGCGGCGGCGCGGTGCGCGCGCGCCTCCCGCCGGGCGGAGGGCAGACCCAGGATCTGGGCCCCGAGCCCGGCGCGCCGCGCGGCCGAGAGCCCCGCGAGGACGTTGTCGCGCACGCTCAGGCCCGCGAACAGGGCGAGGTTCTGGAAGGTCCGGGCGACGCCCAGCGCGGCGAGCCGTCCGGCCGGCACTCGGGCGAAGGTCTCCGCGCCGAGCCGCACCCGCCCGGCCCGCGGCGCGTAGAGGCCGGTGATCGCGTTGATGAGCGAGGATTTCCCGGCGCCGTTCGGCCCGATCACGGCGTGGATCTCGCCGGCCCCGACAGCGAGGTCGATCTCCGCGAAGGCCACCGTGCCGCCGAAGGCGAGGGACAGTCCCTCGACCGACAGGATCGCGTCCGCCCCATCCCGGTGCGGGCTGCCGCCGGGCCCTGCCGCCGGGCGAGCGGCGGGGCGGGGGATGGGGGTCCGCCCGTCCAGAACGGGGCGGACGAGGCGCAGCGCAGGCTGCATGGGCAAGGATCCGTCCACGATAGGTCGTCCGCTGCGGCGCGAACCGGCGGCACCCGTTGAGAGAAGGCGAGAGACAGGACGACGACACGTCCCCGGCGAACATTCCGATGTTCCCGCCGGTCAAATCCTGCTGTGCGGCGCACGCGAAGTCAAAGGCACAGTCTTTTCAATTTCGATACGGCGCGCGAACATTCTCCTTCCGGGACGCGCCGGCGCGGGATCACTTCCCTAGTCGTGCCGAGGGTCCGCGCACCCCACCCAGATCTTGCCGCCCCGGGACGGTGACGGGCCCGGATCCGGGCGGATCGGCCCGGCGCGGCGGGCGGAAAGACACCTTACGGTAGCATAAACTAATCTGCATAAGTATTCATGGCTTGAAACAAAATGTAGGTTCGCGCCCCCACGCCGTCGTGGAGTCGCCGCCATGCCAAACCCGCTCGCGCACAAGCTAAATTGCTATGTCCGGCTCTCCGAAGACGACCGGATGTGCTTGGCCGACGCCATGAGCCCGAGCCGCATGGTCGCCGCCCGCACCGACATCATCCACGTGGGCGACGATCCGCGCGCGATCAACGTGATCCTCGAGGGCTGGGCCTGCCGGTACCGGCAGTTCGCCAACGGGCGCCGCCAGATCGTCTCGCTCCTGCTCCCGGGCGACCCGTGCGACCCACACGTCTTCCTCCTCGACGAGATGGATCACGCGATCGGCGCGATCACGCCCGTGCTCCTCGGCCAGATCTCCGGCCCCGCGATGCGGGATCTGACCGCCCGCAGCCCGCGGCTCGACATGGCCTTCCACCGCGAGGCCCTGGCCAATGCGGCGATCCAGCGCGAGTGGACGGTCAGCCTCGGCAGCCGAACCGGGATCGAGCGCCTCGCCCACCTGTTCTGCGAGTTGCACGCGCGCCTCGCGGCCGTCGGCCTGACGGACGGGAATACCTGCGCGATGCCGATGACGCAGAACGATCTCGGCGACGCGATGGGGCAGACCAGCGTGCACATCAACCGCACGCTCCAGGAACTGCGCGGCATGGGGCTGATCACCCTGCGCAGCCGGCGCCTGACGATCCACGATCCGGCCGCGCTCGCGCGGCTCGCGCATTTCGACACCGCGTATCTCCATCTCATCGAGGCCGACCACGCTGCCGCGCGCTGAACCCTGCCGGTCCCGAGGCGATTGAGCCAGGTTGAACGACATCCGGAGTGGCCCGGCATGACAGACCCTCGCGATCCGGCGGAGCGTCTCGCACTCCTGGAGGCCGACAACGCGCGCCTGCGCCGGCTGCTCGACGGGGCGGGGCTCCCGGACAGCCTGCGTCACGGGATGCGCAACACGATGGCGATGTTGCGCACCGTCATGCACCGGTCCGCCGACAGTGCCGCCGATGTCGAGAGCTACGTGGCGCATCTCGACGGCCGGTTCGGGGCGATCATGCGGGTGCAGGCCGCCACGGACGCGTTCGGCGACGCCGACCTGCACACGCTGATCTCGGACGAGCTGATGTTCCACCTCGCCCGCGAGGGCGAGCAGGCCAGCCTCGCCGGCCCGCGGGTGCGCCTCCGCCCCAAGGCCGCCCAGGTCGTCGCGCTGGCCCTGCACGAACTGACCAGCAACGCGGTGGAGCACGGGTCCCTGGCGCTCCCCCAGGGCCGGATCCGCGCCGCGTGGCGGGTGGCGGACACGGAGGCCGGACCGCCCGTCCTCAGCCTCGACTGGGCCGAGACCGGCGGCCGCGGGGTCGTGCCCTCCGGCCGGCGCGGCTTCGGCACGGACGTGCTGACGGAGATGCTGGCCTACGATCTCGGCGCGGCGGTCGACCTGCGCTACGAGCCGGACGGGCTGCGCTGCACGATCCGCGTGCCGCTCACGGCCCAGGTCGGGCGCCGCGTGGCCGAGGATCCCGAGACGGGCTGCGAGAGCGACGGCCGGTGAGGCTCACGAGCTCGACGCCACCCGCACCTGCCCGGTCATCTGCGGCAGCGCGCCGAGCGCCTCCACGGCCGGGTTCGGGCCGGGCAGGAGCAGGTAGTCGGGCGTGAACCCGGAAAACTCCCGCAGACGTTCGAGATTCGGCACGCGCACGCTCTTGCGCCCGCTCTCGATCAGCCCGGCCCTGCGCAGGTCGGAGAGGACGCGCGAGAGGTGGACGTTCGAGAGCCCCGCCGTGTCGGCCAGTTCGGACTGCGCCAGCGGAAGGCGGTACTCGGGCTCCAGGCCGAGGCCGACGGCGTTCAGGCGCGCGAAGAGCTCGCAGATGATGTGGGCGACCTGCTTGTCGGCGGACCGGCGCCCCACCCCGACGAGCCATTCCTGCAGGACGGCCTCGTCGACCAGGACCGACCACCACAGGGCGCGGTAGATGTTGGGCCGGAGGGCGGCGAGTTCCTTGATCGTCCGGTAGGGGACCGAGGCGACGGTGCAGGGCGTCAGCGTCGCCACGGAGTGGATCGCCCGGTTGAGCAGCGACGCGTGCAGATCGCAGCCGTCGCCGGGAACGAGGTAGGCGAGGATCGAGCGCCCCCCGTCGGGCACCAGCTTGTAGCGGCAGGCGAACCCGTCGAGGATCACGTAGGCGGCGTCGGGCCGCACGCCTTCCGAGACCAGGTCGCGGCCCGCCTCGACCTGCGCGACATCGCCGGTCGCCGCGCCCAGCGCGGCCACGTCGCCGTCGTCCAGGTTCGCGCGCAGCGCCAGCTTGCGAAGGAAGGGGTTCAAGGGATCTCCCGGACGTCCTGCCCCGCGCGCGGAGGCGCCTCTGCGTGAACGCGCGACGGCTTATCCTTACTCCGCGAGGTCATCAAATGATCGCCACGCCTCTGATCCGGATCCCGACGGCGCCGATCCGCGAGGAACCTTCGACGCCGGGGTGCGCCGGCGCCCGAATGCGGCCCTCGGCGCGACCGGACCGGCGCCGCCTCCCGGGATCGGCCGCGGAGGGCGCGCCGGGCCATGCGGGCCGGATCGGCGTGTCAGGAGAGCCGAAGCGTGCGCAGGACGGTGCCGTTCCCGTCATGGATCTCCATCCGCCAGCCCGCCGCGGCGTCCGGCAGCTCGCCGGCCTTCCGGAACTCCTCGATCAGCACCAGCGCTTCCGATTCCGCGTGCGCGACCGTCGCGGCGAGGACGCCCGTCTCGTCCTCGATCGTCTCGCCGTCGCTCCTCAGGCGGAAATAGTAGCGCTCTGCCATGACATCCTTCAGCTCAGGTCCGGACCCGCTCCCGCCCCGGCGCGCGGGCGCCGCGCGCCGGGGGCTGAGGTAAGTGGCATCGATCCGCGTCCGATCAACGTGCGCGCGAAAGTCCCGGCGCGGATGCCTATCGCTTGGTCCGCCCGCTCGCGGACGCCGCAGGACGCGGCACGGCGCTGCCGGTCTGGCGGGCGAAACGCCGCCCTTCTGGGCGCCGCCGGACCCGGAACAGCCTCCCGACGCGGCATGCCTAAATAATTGGCACACGATTTGCGAAGGTCGGCCCGTCGCGAGGAAGACGACGCAGGGGACCGCCATGAAGGCATTTGGAACTTGGGCCTCGGCCGCCGCGCTGGCCGCCGGGCTGGCGATGGGCACGCTGGGAGCGGGCGCCGCGCGGGCGCAGGAGACCATCAAGGTCGGCATCCTGCACTCGCTGTCGGGCACGATGGCGATCTCGGAGACCACCCTGAAGGACGTGATGCTCATGCTCATCGCCGAGCAGAACGCCAAGGGCGGCGTGCTCGGCAAGAAGCTGGAGCCGGTGGTGGTCGATCCGGCCTCGAACTGGCCGCTCTTCGCCGAGAAGGCCCGCGAGCTGATCAGCAAGGACAAGGTCGCGGCCGTGTTCGGCTGCTGGACCAGCGTGTCGCGCAAGTCCGTGCTGCCGGTGTTCAAGGAGCTCGACAACATCCTGTTCTACCCCGTCCAGTACGAGGGCGAGGAGAGCGAGCGCAACGTGTTCTACACCGGCGCCGCCCCGAACCAGCAGGCGATCCCGGCGGTCGACTACCTGATGTCGGAGGATGGCGGCGGCGCCAAGCGCTGGGTGCTGGAGGGGACCGACTACGTCTACCCGCGCACCACCAACAAGATCCTCGAAGCCTACCTGAAGTCCAAGGGCGTCAAGGACGAGGACATCCTGATCAACTACACGCCGTTCGGCTTCTCGGACTGGCAGACCGAGGTGTCGAAGATCAAGGCGTTCGGCTCGGCCGGGAAGAAGACCGCCGTGGTCTCGACCATCAACGGCGACGCCAACGTGCCGTTCTACAAGGAGCTCGGCAACCAGGGCATCAAGGCCACCGACATCCCGGTCGTCGCCTTCTCGGTGGGCGAGGAGGAGCTCGCCGGCATCGACGCCAAGCCGCTGGTCGGGCACCTCGCCGCCTGGAACTACTTCGAGTCGATCAAGACGCCGGAGAACGAGGCGTTCATCAAGAAGTGGCAGGCGTTCAAGAAGAACCCCAAGGCCGTCACCAACGACCCGATGGAGGCCAGCTACATCGGCTTCAACATGTGGGTGAAGGCGGTCGAGAAGGCCGGCACCACGGACCCCGACAAGGTGATCGACGCGCTGCCGGGCATCGAGCAGAAGAACCTCACCGGCGGCACCGCGACGATGCTGCCGAACCACCACATCACCAAGCCGGTCTTCATCGGCGAGATCGAGGCGAACGGCCAGTTCGACGTGGTGTGGAAGACCGAGGGCCTGATCCCCGGCGAGGCGTGGTCGAAGCAGCTCGAGGGCTCGAAGGACCTCGAGGCCGACTGGGTCAAGCTCAAGTGCGGCAACTACAACACCAAGACCAAGTCCTGCGGCGGCGCCTGAGGCGTCTCCATCCCTTCCCCGGGCGATCCCGGGCCTGCCCGGGATCCGCTCAAGCCTGCGGGGAGGGGGAGGGGTGGGGGTGGTGCAGAAGGCAC from Methylobacterium radiotolerans JCM 2831 includes the following:
- a CDS encoding branched-chain amino acid ABC transporter permease, whose protein sequence is MDALPLAAPRARLSARTLGLGALLVLAYGIVPLTGTSYVFEALLTPFLALALAGLGLNLLTGYAGLLSLGSAAFMAVGAYAAFNLSLRLPGLPLPVSLLLAGLVAALAGLVAGLPALRLRGFYLAVSTLAAQFFVAWALNRIGWISDDSPSGVITAPRLVVAGLSFDDPRGRYLFSLSVVTLLTVLAWRLAASPTGRDLVAIRDNETAARLVGVKVARTKLLAFAVSSFVIGIAGALWAFAYLRTVEPAGFNLDRSFQILFIVIIGGLGTLRGAFLGAGFIVVLPLLLARLGAALLGDGFDSGTLEMVQRIVLGALIVAVLIREPAGLAALLDRAGRRLGRRAA
- a CDS encoding branched-chain amino acid ABC transporter permease → MSPDLAFLIEVVVGGLLSGVMYALVAIGFVLIYKTSGVLNFAQGAMVLLAALTFVSLTERGLPFPAALAATLAAMVVVGLAVERAVLRPLVNQPPITLFMATLGVAYVIEGAAQLAWGTQVHGLDLGIDDTPIDLGGVLVSRFDLFAAAVAGLMVALLSAFFRYTRTGLAFRAVADDPLAALNTGLRLPRIWSAVWIAAGIVALVAGLLWGARLGVQFSLSLVVLKALPVLVLGGFDSIAGAIVAGLIVGAAEKLSEVYLGPVIGGGIEGWIAYVAALGFLLVRPSGLFGLRAVERV
- a CDS encoding ABC transporter ATP-binding protein, whose protein sequence is MQPALRLVRPVLDGRTPIPRPAARPAAGPGGSPHRDGADAILSVEGLSLAFGGTVAFAEIDLAVGAGEIHAVIGPNGAGKSSLINAITGLYAPRAGRVRLGAETFARVPAGRLAALGVARTFQNLALFAGLSVRDNVLAGLSAARRAGLGAQILGLPSARREARAHRAAAEAVIGRLGLGAVADRPAGSLPYGLQKRVELGRALVAEPRLLLLDEPMAGMTATEKAEMTGSIRAARERSGAAIVLIEHDIGVVMRLSDRVTVLDHGRRIATGTPAEVRADPAVIAAYLGLADGDADGDADADIDADAAAA
- a CDS encoding Crp/Fnr family transcriptional regulator codes for the protein MPNPLAHKLNCYVRLSEDDRMCLADAMSPSRMVAARTDIIHVGDDPRAINVILEGWACRYRQFANGRRQIVSLLLPGDPCDPHVFLLDEMDHAIGAITPVLLGQISGPAMRDLTARSPRLDMAFHREALANAAIQREWTVSLGSRTGIERLAHLFCELHARLAAVGLTDGNTCAMPMTQNDLGDAMGQTSVHINRTLQELRGMGLITLRSRRLTIHDPAALARLAHFDTAYLHLIEADHAAAR
- a CDS encoding HWE histidine kinase domain-containing protein — encoded protein: MTDPRDPAERLALLEADNARLRRLLDGAGLPDSLRHGMRNTMAMLRTVMHRSADSAADVESYVAHLDGRFGAIMRVQAATDAFGDADLHTLISDELMFHLAREGEQASLAGPRVRLRPKAAQVVALALHELTSNAVEHGSLALPQGRIRAAWRVADTEAGPPVLSLDWAETGGRGVVPSGRRGFGTDVLTEMLAYDLGAAVDLRYEPDGLRCTIRVPLTAQVGRRVAEDPETGCESDGR
- a CDS encoding Crp/Fnr family transcriptional regulator, whose amino-acid sequence is MNPFLRKLALRANLDDGDVAALGAATGDVAQVEAGRDLVSEGVRPDAAYVILDGFACRYKLVPDGGRSILAYLVPGDGCDLHASLLNRAIHSVATLTPCTVASVPYRTIKELAALRPNIYRALWWSVLVDEAVLQEWLVGVGRRSADKQVAHIICELFARLNAVGLGLEPEYRLPLAQSELADTAGLSNVHLSRVLSDLRRAGLIESGRKSVRVPNLERLREFSGFTPDYLLLPGPNPAVEALGALPQMTGQVRVASSS
- a CDS encoding DUF6894 family protein, which produces MAERYYFRLRSDGETIEDETGVLAATVAHAESEALVLIEEFRKAGELPDAAAGWRMEIHDGNGTVLRTLRLS
- the urtA gene encoding urea ABC transporter substrate-binding protein, which translates into the protein MKAFGTWASAAALAAGLAMGTLGAGAARAQETIKVGILHSLSGTMAISETTLKDVMLMLIAEQNAKGGVLGKKLEPVVVDPASNWPLFAEKARELISKDKVAAVFGCWTSVSRKSVLPVFKELDNILFYPVQYEGEESERNVFYTGAAPNQQAIPAVDYLMSEDGGGAKRWVLEGTDYVYPRTTNKILEAYLKSKGVKDEDILINYTPFGFSDWQTEVSKIKAFGSAGKKTAVVSTINGDANVPFYKELGNQGIKATDIPVVAFSVGEEELAGIDAKPLVGHLAAWNYFESIKTPENEAFIKKWQAFKKNPKAVTNDPMEASYIGFNMWVKAVEKAGTTDPDKVIDALPGIEQKNLTGGTATMLPNHHITKPVFIGEIEANGQFDVVWKTEGLIPGEAWSKQLEGSKDLEADWVKLKCGNYNTKTKSCGGA